The following proteins are co-located in the Lepisosteus oculatus isolate fLepOcu1 chromosome 9, fLepOcu1.hap2, whole genome shotgun sequence genome:
- the LOC102686016 gene encoding very-long-chain enoyl-CoA reductase-like isoform X3: MAPAQSVELRDLFTLAHFIKKTCAEGMSELGEPAKIKNYVFFEVEILDAKTKEQLCFLDKVEPNATMGEIKCLFHKCYPQWYPSRQALKLDPKGKALKDDEILQNLPVGTTATIYFKDLGPQLGWTMVFLAEYAGPLFIYLLFYFRLPYIYHHKYAFTSSPYPVVTLACVCHSFHYLKRLIETIFVHRFSHGTMPLRSIMRFCEAGNFSIHVALNNLRFGGPKSQKVPYPTKNPFTWLFFFVSCPNYTYEVGAWLGFTIMTQCIPVALFTLVGFIQMTIWAKGKHETYTREFKDYPELRMPIIPFLL; encoded by the exons ATGGCCCCAGCACAGTCAGTGGAATTAAGAGATCTGTTCACCCTTGCTCACTTTATAAAGAAGACATGTGCAGAAGGCATGTCAGAGCTGGGAGAACCAGCTAAAATcaaaaattatgttttctttgaggTGGAGATACTTGATGCCAAGACAAAGGAGCAGCTATGCTTTCTAGACAAG GTGGAACCTAATGCTACTATGGGAGAAATCAAGTGTCTGTTTCACAAATGCT ACCCTCAGTGGTATCCATCAAGACAGGCCCTCAAGCTTGATCCAA AAGGAAAAGCACTTAAAGATGATGAAATCTTACAGAATCTGCCAGTTGGAACCACTGCCACAATATACTTCAAAGACCTCGGGCCCCAGTTGGGCTGGACAATG gTGTTCCTGGCTGAATATGCTGGTCCACTCTTTATATATCTTCTGTTCTATTTCCGTCTCCCATATATCTATCACCATAAGTATGCCTTCACCTCCAGTCCTTACCCAGTAGTAAC CCTGGCCTGCGTATGCCACTCATTCCATTACTTGAAGAGGCTGATTGAAACAATATTCGTGCATCGATTTTCCCATGGTACCATGCCGCTACGGAGTATCATGAGG TTCTGTGAGGCAGGCAACTTCTCTATCCATGTTGCCCTTAATAATTTGAGATTTGGTG GCCCCAAGTCGCAGAAGGTCCCTTACCCAACTAAGAACCCCTTTACCTGGTTGTTCTTCTTTGTGTCATGCCCTAATTATACCTATGAG GTAGGAGCCTGGCTCGGTTTTACAATCATGACACAGTGTATTCCag tggccctgtttacCCTTGTGGGTTTCATTCAGATGACAATTTGGGCAAAAGGAAAACATGAAACTTACACAAGAGAATTTAAGGATTATCCAGAACTGAGGATGCCTATAATTCCCTTCTTACTGTga
- the LOC102686016 gene encoding very-long-chain enoyl-CoA reductase-like isoform X1, which yields MAPAQSVELRDLFTLAHFIKKTCAEGMSELGEPAKIKNYVFFEVEILDAKTKEQLCFLDKVEPNATMGEIKCLFHKCYPQWYPSRQALKLDPKGKALKDDEILQNLPVGTTATIYFKDLGPQLGWTMVFLAEYAGPLFIYLLFYFRLPYIYHHKYAFTSSPYPVVTLACVCHSFHYLKRLIETIFVHRFSHGTMPLRSIMRNCIYYWGFAAWLAYYINHPLYTPPSYGNKQVNYALALFLFCEAGNFSIHVALNNLRFGGPKSQKVPYPTKNPFTWLFFFVSCPNYTYEVGAWLGFTIMTQCIPVALFTLVGFIQMTIWAKGKHETYTREFKDYPELRMPIIPFLL from the exons ATGGCCCCAGCACAGTCAGTGGAATTAAGAGATCTGTTCACCCTTGCTCACTTTATAAAGAAGACATGTGCAGAAGGCATGTCAGAGCTGGGAGAACCAGCTAAAATcaaaaattatgttttctttgaggTGGAGATACTTGATGCCAAGACAAAGGAGCAGCTATGCTTTCTAGACAAG GTGGAACCTAATGCTACTATGGGAGAAATCAAGTGTCTGTTTCACAAATGCT ACCCTCAGTGGTATCCATCAAGACAGGCCCTCAAGCTTGATCCAA AAGGAAAAGCACTTAAAGATGATGAAATCTTACAGAATCTGCCAGTTGGAACCACTGCCACAATATACTTCAAAGACCTCGGGCCCCAGTTGGGCTGGACAATG gTGTTCCTGGCTGAATATGCTGGTCCACTCTTTATATATCTTCTGTTCTATTTCCGTCTCCCATATATCTATCACCATAAGTATGCCTTCACCTCCAGTCCTTACCCAGTAGTAAC CCTGGCCTGCGTATGCCACTCATTCCATTACTTGAAGAGGCTGATTGAAACAATATTCGTGCATCGATTTTCCCATGGTACCATGCCGCTACGGAGTATCATGAGG AACTGCATTTACTATTGGGGGTTTGCAGCATGGCTGGCCTATTATATAAATCATCCTCTTTATACACCACCTT CTTATGGAAATAAGCAAGTAAACTATGCACTGGCGCTTTTTTTG TTCTGTGAGGCAGGCAACTTCTCTATCCATGTTGCCCTTAATAATTTGAGATTTGGTG GCCCCAAGTCGCAGAAGGTCCCTTACCCAACTAAGAACCCCTTTACCTGGTTGTTCTTCTTTGTGTCATGCCCTAATTATACCTATGAG GTAGGAGCCTGGCTCGGTTTTACAATCATGACACAGTGTATTCCag tggccctgtttacCCTTGTGGGTTTCATTCAGATGACAATTTGGGCAAAAGGAAAACATGAAACTTACACAAGAGAATTTAAGGATTATCCAGAACTGAGGATGCCTATAATTCCCTTCTTACTGTga
- the LOC102686016 gene encoding very-long-chain enoyl-CoA reductase-like isoform X2 — protein MSRVTFFEVEILDAKTKEQLCFLDKVEPNATMGEIKCLFHKCYPQWYPSRQALKLDPKGKALKDDEILQNLPVGTTATIYFKDLGPQLGWTMVFLAEYAGPLFIYLLFYFRLPYIYHHKYAFTSSPYPVVTLACVCHSFHYLKRLIETIFVHRFSHGTMPLRSIMRNCIYYWGFAAWLAYYINHPLYTPPSYGNKQVNYALALFLFCEAGNFSIHVALNNLRFGGPKSQKVPYPTKNPFTWLFFFVSCPNYTYEVGAWLGFTIMTQCIPVALFTLVGFIQMTIWAKGKHETYTREFKDYPELRMPIIPFLL, from the exons gTGGAGATACTTGATGCCAAGACAAAGGAGCAGCTATGCTTTCTAGACAAG GTGGAACCTAATGCTACTATGGGAGAAATCAAGTGTCTGTTTCACAAATGCT ACCCTCAGTGGTATCCATCAAGACAGGCCCTCAAGCTTGATCCAA AAGGAAAAGCACTTAAAGATGATGAAATCTTACAGAATCTGCCAGTTGGAACCACTGCCACAATATACTTCAAAGACCTCGGGCCCCAGTTGGGCTGGACAATG gTGTTCCTGGCTGAATATGCTGGTCCACTCTTTATATATCTTCTGTTCTATTTCCGTCTCCCATATATCTATCACCATAAGTATGCCTTCACCTCCAGTCCTTACCCAGTAGTAAC CCTGGCCTGCGTATGCCACTCATTCCATTACTTGAAGAGGCTGATTGAAACAATATTCGTGCATCGATTTTCCCATGGTACCATGCCGCTACGGAGTATCATGAGG AACTGCATTTACTATTGGGGGTTTGCAGCATGGCTGGCCTATTATATAAATCATCCTCTTTATACACCACCTT CTTATGGAAATAAGCAAGTAAACTATGCACTGGCGCTTTTTTTG TTCTGTGAGGCAGGCAACTTCTCTATCCATGTTGCCCTTAATAATTTGAGATTTGGTG GCCCCAAGTCGCAGAAGGTCCCTTACCCAACTAAGAACCCCTTTACCTGGTTGTTCTTCTTTGTGTCATGCCCTAATTATACCTATGAG GTAGGAGCCTGGCTCGGTTTTACAATCATGACACAGTGTATTCCag tggccctgtttacCCTTGTGGGTTTCATTCAGATGACAATTTGGGCAAAAGGAAAACATGAAACTTACACAAGAGAATTTAAGGATTATCCAGAACTGAGGATGCCTATAATTCCCTTCTTACTGTga
- the LOC102686016 gene encoding very-long-chain enoyl-CoA reductase-like isoform X4, translated as MGEIKCLFHKCYPQWYPSRQALKLDPKGKALKDDEILQNLPVGTTATIYFKDLGPQLGWTMVFLAEYAGPLFIYLLFYFRLPYIYHHKYAFTSSPYPVVTLACVCHSFHYLKRLIETIFVHRFSHGTMPLRSIMRNCIYYWGFAAWLAYYINHPLYTPPSYGNKQVNYALALFLFCEAGNFSIHVALNNLRFGGPKSQKVPYPTKNPFTWLFFFVSCPNYTYEVGAWLGFTIMTQCIPVALFTLVGFIQMTIWAKGKHETYTREFKDYPELRMPIIPFLL; from the exons ATGGGAGAAATCAAGTGTCTGTTTCACAAATGCT ACCCTCAGTGGTATCCATCAAGACAGGCCCTCAAGCTTGATCCAA AAGGAAAAGCACTTAAAGATGATGAAATCTTACAGAATCTGCCAGTTGGAACCACTGCCACAATATACTTCAAAGACCTCGGGCCCCAGTTGGGCTGGACAATG gTGTTCCTGGCTGAATATGCTGGTCCACTCTTTATATATCTTCTGTTCTATTTCCGTCTCCCATATATCTATCACCATAAGTATGCCTTCACCTCCAGTCCTTACCCAGTAGTAAC CCTGGCCTGCGTATGCCACTCATTCCATTACTTGAAGAGGCTGATTGAAACAATATTCGTGCATCGATTTTCCCATGGTACCATGCCGCTACGGAGTATCATGAGG AACTGCATTTACTATTGGGGGTTTGCAGCATGGCTGGCCTATTATATAAATCATCCTCTTTATACACCACCTT CTTATGGAAATAAGCAAGTAAACTATGCACTGGCGCTTTTTTTG TTCTGTGAGGCAGGCAACTTCTCTATCCATGTTGCCCTTAATAATTTGAGATTTGGTG GCCCCAAGTCGCAGAAGGTCCCTTACCCAACTAAGAACCCCTTTACCTGGTTGTTCTTCTTTGTGTCATGCCCTAATTATACCTATGAG GTAGGAGCCTGGCTCGGTTTTACAATCATGACACAGTGTATTCCag tggccctgtttacCCTTGTGGGTTTCATTCAGATGACAATTTGGGCAAAAGGAAAACATGAAACTTACACAAGAGAATTTAAGGATTATCCAGAACTGAGGATGCCTATAATTCCCTTCTTACTGTga